The Zobellia alginiliquefaciens genome contains a region encoding:
- the thrA gene encoding bifunctional aspartate kinase/homoserine dehydrogenase I, with protein sequence MLHHLKLANYTTISGVTQDIELSYQLFGQELHTAPIVQVNHALTGNSNVTGDDGWWSALIGEGKCIDTKKYTILSFNIPGNGYDKFIIDNYKDFVAGDIARIFLLGLQQLEISKLFALLGGSLGGGIAWEMAALNPKITEHLIPVASDWKSTDWLIGNCQIQEQFLVNSKQPVHDARMHAMLCYRTPESFKDRFKRSTNEELQVFNVESWLMHHGEKLQERFQLSAYKLMNQLLKTIDVMRNGEQNFVDLQNSDANIHIIGVDSDLFFTAKENKETFKRLAQANGNVTYGEVHSLHGHDAFLIEFDQMERLLEPVFSRNGKSKHAKVLKFGGKSLANGEGLERVLNIVSDKVEEGENIAVVLSARAKATDQLEAILEKAAKGENYYKDFEAFEKYQKHTFKNVNLSQEFKDLAKLLEGVSLLGDYSLKIKDQLLSFGELISVKLVTKLLIGKGINAVMLDSRELIKTDSNFGDASVNEALSKENVLRRFAKLDTDAVPIITGFIASDENGETTTLGRNGSNYSAALFANFLNAEELQNFTHVDGVYTANPDLVSDAKRISHLSYGEANELANFGATILHAKTIIPLIEKNIPLRILNTFNNDNEGTLISAKTEEGGIKSLSVIENVSLINVEGRGLLGKVGVDARIFSALQKSNISVSIISQGSSERGIGLVVNADRALDAKRALDREFESDYESKDINMITVLDEVSVISIVGQDLSTFHRPYNSLIKNQIAPLLFNNTVSGKNVSLVLKKSDLSKALNVMHGQIFGISKKVNLVIFGHGNVGGTLIDQILKSNKTIQKRKGIDLNVFGVANSRKILLNKKGVPKNWKSAVEKKGVPYQIEDVIAYTKEHHLENLIVVDNTANKDFVAHYFEFVENGFDIVSSNKIANTLGFDYYQLLREELDKHQKQYLYETNVGAGLPLIDTIRLLHLSGENITGIKGVFSGSLSYIFNTFSESEEPFSNILRAAMKSGFTEPDPREDLSGNDVGRKLLILARELDLSNEFDDINIENLIPKQLRDGDVNHFLDNLDVVDAKFNEIKKNQEPGHVLRYVGDLHGNLQEEKGILDVKLVSVPKESALGQVKGSDSIIEIYTESYGENPLVIQGAGAGAAVTARGVFGDILRIAEKG encoded by the coding sequence ATGCTACATCATTTGAAATTAGCAAACTATACCACGATCAGTGGGGTGACTCAAGATATTGAGCTGTCTTATCAATTGTTCGGTCAAGAATTGCACACGGCACCCATAGTTCAGGTAAACCATGCCTTAACCGGTAACTCAAATGTTACGGGAGATGACGGCTGGTGGTCCGCACTTATTGGAGAAGGCAAGTGTATAGATACCAAAAAATACACGATTTTATCGTTTAATATTCCGGGTAACGGATACGATAAATTCATAATCGATAATTATAAGGATTTTGTAGCGGGAGACATCGCTAGAATTTTCTTATTGGGTCTTCAGCAACTTGAAATCAGTAAATTGTTCGCTCTTTTAGGAGGTTCTTTAGGAGGAGGTATCGCTTGGGAAATGGCGGCACTCAACCCAAAGATTACTGAGCATTTAATTCCTGTGGCGTCAGACTGGAAATCTACGGATTGGTTGATCGGTAACTGCCAGATTCAGGAGCAATTTTTGGTGAACAGTAAGCAGCCGGTTCACGATGCCCGCATGCATGCCATGTTGTGTTACCGTACGCCGGAATCGTTCAAGGACCGTTTTAAGCGAAGTACCAATGAGGAACTTCAGGTTTTTAACGTGGAGAGTTGGTTAATGCACCATGGTGAAAAATTACAAGAACGTTTTCAGCTTTCGGCCTATAAATTAATGAACCAGTTGCTCAAGACCATTGACGTTATGAGAAATGGTGAGCAGAATTTCGTAGACCTACAAAATAGTGATGCGAATATTCATATTATAGGTGTAGACTCTGATTTGTTCTTTACGGCAAAGGAAAATAAAGAGACTTTTAAACGTTTGGCACAGGCGAACGGAAACGTAACGTACGGAGAGGTACATTCCCTGCATGGTCACGATGCTTTTTTAATTGAATTTGACCAAATGGAAAGACTTCTGGAACCTGTTTTCAGTAGAAACGGAAAGTCAAAACACGCTAAGGTTTTAAAGTTCGGTGGAAAATCTCTCGCCAATGGCGAAGGGTTGGAACGTGTTCTGAATATTGTTTCTGATAAGGTGGAAGAAGGAGAAAACATTGCCGTTGTTTTGTCTGCCCGTGCAAAGGCTACGGACCAGTTAGAGGCCATTTTGGAGAAAGCAGCCAAGGGGGAAAACTACTATAAAGACTTTGAGGCTTTCGAGAAATATCAAAAGCATACGTTTAAGAATGTCAATCTTTCGCAGGAATTTAAAGATTTGGCAAAGTTGCTGGAAGGGGTTTCCCTTTTAGGGGATTATAGCCTTAAAATTAAAGACCAGCTGTTGTCTTTTGGTGAACTCATTTCTGTAAAACTGGTCACCAAGCTGCTTATCGGAAAAGGTATCAATGCTGTGATGCTCGATTCTAGGGAGCTGATAAAAACCGACTCTAATTTTGGGGATGCTTCCGTGAACGAGGCTTTGTCAAAAGAAAATGTGCTGCGCAGATTCGCTAAGTTAGATACAGATGCGGTGCCGATTATTACTGGGTTTATAGCTTCTGATGAAAATGGTGAAACCACCACCTTGGGTAGAAACGGTAGTAATTATTCTGCTGCATTGTTCGCTAATTTTCTAAATGCGGAAGAGCTTCAGAATTTTACCCACGTAGATGGGGTTTACACGGCCAACCCGGATTTGGTTTCCGATGCGAAAAGGATATCGCACCTTTCCTATGGTGAGGCGAATGAACTGGCGAATTTTGGAGCAACAATTTTACACGCTAAGACGATCATCCCATTAATAGAAAAGAATATTCCCCTTCGTATTTTAAACACATTCAACAACGATAATGAAGGTACGCTGATCAGTGCCAAGACCGAAGAAGGTGGTATAAAATCACTATCGGTTATTGAAAATGTTTCTTTGATCAATGTTGAGGGTAGGGGGCTTTTAGGTAAAGTTGGTGTTGATGCCCGTATTTTTAGCGCATTGCAAAAGAGCAATATCAGTGTAAGTATTATTTCGCAAGGTTCTTCGGAGCGTGGTATCGGTTTGGTGGTAAATGCAGACCGGGCCCTAGATGCAAAACGAGCTTTGGATAGGGAGTTTGAAAGTGATTATGAGTCCAAGGACATTAATATGATTACGGTGCTTGATGAGGTTTCCGTTATCTCCATTGTTGGGCAGGATTTGAGTACGTTCCATAGGCCGTACAACTCGTTGATAAAAAATCAGATTGCGCCTTTACTTTTCAATAATACGGTATCTGGCAAGAACGTAAGTCTTGTGTTGAAAAAGTCGGATTTAAGCAAAGCGTTGAACGTGATGCACGGTCAGATTTTCGGTATCAGCAAAAAAGTAAACTTGGTTATTTTTGGTCATGGAAATGTAGGAGGAACACTCATTGACCAAATTTTAAAGTCGAACAAAACCATTCAGAAACGAAAGGGAATCGACTTGAACGTATTTGGCGTAGCCAATTCTAGAAAGATACTTTTGAACAAAAAAGGGGTTCCTAAAAACTGGAAATCCGCTGTTGAGAAAAAAGGTGTTCCGTATCAAATTGAAGATGTCATTGCTTACACAAAAGAGCACCATTTAGAAAATCTTATCGTGGTTGATAATACCGCAAATAAAGATTTTGTGGCCCACTATTTTGAGTTTGTAGAGAACGGTTTTGATATCGTTTCGTCAAACAAAATAGCGAACACCCTTGGGTTTGATTACTATCAACTGTTACGTGAAGAACTGGATAAACATCAAAAACAATACTTATACGAAACCAATGTAGGAGCTGGTTTGCCGTTAATTGATACTATTCGGTTGTTGCATCTTTCAGGGGAAAATATAACAGGAATAAAAGGGGTCTTCTCCGGTTCGTTAAGTTATATTTTCAATACTTTTTCAGAAAGCGAAGAGCCGTTTTCGAACATATTAAGGGCCGCAATGAAAAGTGGCTTTACGGAGCCAGACCCTCGTGAAGACCTTTCAGGAAACGATGTTGGGCGTAAGTTACTGATTTTGGCACGAGAGCTTGATTTGAGCAATGAGTTTGACGATATAAATATCGAAAACTTAATTCCGAAGCAATTAAGAGATGGAGATGTAAACCACTTTCTGGACAACCTTGATGTGGTAGATGCCAAATTCAACGAAATAAAAAAGAACCAAGAACCTGGTCATGTACTCAGATATGTGGGCGATTTGCACGGTAACCTTCAAGAGGAAAAAGGAATTCTAGATGTAAAATTGGTTTCTGTACCTAAAGAAAGTGCTTTAGGGCAGGTAAAAGGTTCGGATTCAATAATAGAAATATATACTGAATCCTATGGAGAAAACCCATTGGTAATTCAGGGTGCCGGAGCCGGAGCAGCGGTTACGGCACGTGGTGTTTTTGGAGATATTCTCCGTATAGCCGAAAAAGGATAA
- a CDS encoding trans-sulfuration enzyme family protein yields the protein MEKKFETNAIRTQLERTKNLEHSVPMYVTSSFVFEDAEDMRASFAEEKDRNIYSRYSNPNSSEFIEKVCQMEGAENGFAFASGMAAVFSTLAALLDSGDHVLSARSIFGSTHSLFTNFFPKWNIDHTYFKIDELDKLEELITPKTKIIYAESPTNPGVDVLDLEALGKIAKRHNLILVIDNCFATPYLQQPIKFGADLVIHSGTKLMDGQGRVLAGITVGSNELIDKVYRFSRITGPALSPFNAWVLSKSLETLAVRVDRHCDNALKLAEFLEGHEKVNWVKYPHLKSHPKYEIAKKQMKAGGCVVAFEVKGGVEAGQKFFDSIQLLSLSANLGDARSIVTHPASTTHSKLSPEERAETGVTDGMVRVSVGLEHIDDIIADISQALG from the coding sequence ATGGAAAAGAAATTTGAGACAAACGCCATCCGAACGCAGTTGGAACGCACTAAAAATTTAGAGCACTCCGTACCTATGTACGTGACCTCTAGTTTTGTGTTTGAAGATGCCGAAGATATGCGGGCGTCGTTTGCGGAAGAGAAAGACCGAAATATTTACTCGCGTTATTCCAATCCCAATTCTTCTGAGTTTATCGAAAAGGTGTGCCAAATGGAAGGTGCCGAAAACGGATTCGCATTTGCATCCGGGATGGCCGCTGTGTTTTCTACATTGGCTGCATTATTAGATAGTGGGGACCATGTATTATCTGCACGTAGCATCTTTGGTTCTACACACTCGCTGTTCACCAATTTCTTCCCAAAATGGAATATTGATCATACCTATTTTAAGATTGATGAGCTAGACAAGCTTGAGGAGTTGATTACGCCAAAGACTAAAATAATATATGCAGAATCTCCAACAAATCCAGGGGTTGATGTATTGGATCTAGAGGCTTTGGGAAAGATTGCCAAAAGACATAATTTGATTTTGGTAATCGATAACTGTTTCGCTACGCCTTATTTGCAACAGCCAATAAAATTTGGAGCCGATTTGGTCATCCACTCAGGAACAAAACTGATGGACGGGCAAGGTAGGGTACTTGCAGGTATTACGGTGGGCTCAAATGAGTTGATAGATAAAGTATATCGCTTTTCTAGAATTACGGGGCCTGCATTATCACCTTTTAATGCTTGGGTGCTTTCAAAGAGTCTAGAGACACTTGCTGTTCGGGTAGACCGTCATTGTGATAATGCTTTAAAGTTGGCGGAATTTCTTGAAGGACATGAAAAGGTGAATTGGGTTAAATACCCGCATTTGAAATCGCATCCTAAATATGAAATCGCCAAAAAACAGATGAAAGCGGGTGGCTGCGTAGTAGCTTTTGAAGTAAAAGGTGGAGTAGAAGCAGGTCAAAAATTCTTTGATTCCATACAGTTACTGTCCCTTTCTGCGAATTTGGGCGATGCACGCAGTATTGTCACGCACCCGGCATCAACAACACATAGCAAACTTTCGCCGGAAGAAAGAGCGGAAACCGGTGTTACGGACGGTATGGTACGCGTTTCTGTAGGCTTGGAGCATATAGATGACATCATTGCCGATATTTCTCAGGCTTTGGGTTAA
- a CDS encoding T9SS type A sorting domain-containing protein, with amino-acid sequence MQVSLKLICLSLVLFLVSISSFSKDIYVAKNGDDTNPGTLDSPYLTISMAASVAVAGDVVFIREGTYQETLNPVNSGSPGQPIIFQSYPGEKVVISAMDTLSGWTQDSGSVYKITIPFPSLGQENFVMNDATALDLARWPNKTEPDPFALGTIRNTGGSNGDVINGAHLSESTIPGIDWTGGAVWFYGDKSGSGWLAWKRQITSSSSGRVNFNLTTTNNETWVRTFHAPADLGDFYLEGAKGALDYQNEWYYEESTNTLYVQLPNGSAPEDGMVKMRRRLETINLKDKKYIEIRNLAVFGGSINMEDSSTWWGANPNSLTTNNVLFGVTSLYGNHTQGITDSSRTNKANVHVQGSNNRIEKCEIAFNAGAGLVVRGNNHQILDNYIHDCNFLGFYDGPLVVRGINNTSVKNNTVFRGGRDAIQYNGSDNEFSYNDISQSNLVADDCALFYTVGPQYTTEIHHNWFHDTASGGTKYKAAGIYLDNDAAGFIVHHNVVWNTEWTSVQINWNGTDIDIFNNTLWNGSEVMGAWHKEGTSFSNVRVWNNLGSDENWEPQSDKQNNLVVSPNVFVNADNADFKLKSDTSPIDQGREISGITEGYIGNKPDVGAYENGGEQWVAGITWKPLYGPIGLGCYGLPGEDCIAFDPNDSDSDGVANVDDDCPDTPLGSTINTTGCKVFSLPADNFKVKGTSESCSANDDGIISISSADTSHQFKASISETGEEKNFNSDVLFNGLSAGDYTICITTSSDASYEQCYIVTIDQPKDLSVTSKVDDTKNQVTLNLKGSINYSIDLNGQITHTDQSEITLDLSKGQNNISVQADKNCQGTYNEIISVFEGVTVFPNKVEDQLTVAFSDDIESLVTLEVVSATGKVVMNKTETILNRTTTVDTANLSSGLYFLNITASNINSQAKIIKQ; translated from the coding sequence ATGCAAGTATCACTGAAACTGATATGCCTATCATTAGTATTATTTCTAGTTAGTATAAGTTCGTTCTCCAAAGATATCTACGTTGCCAAGAATGGAGATGATACCAATCCGGGAACGCTAGACAGTCCGTATTTGACTATTTCAATGGCAGCCAGTGTAGCTGTTGCGGGTGATGTTGTATTCATAAGAGAAGGCACCTACCAAGAAACCTTAAATCCCGTAAACTCGGGAAGCCCAGGTCAACCCATTATTTTTCAATCTTATCCTGGTGAAAAAGTTGTCATTTCCGCTATGGACACTTTATCCGGTTGGACTCAGGATAGTGGCTCGGTATATAAAATTACAATTCCTTTCCCATCCCTAGGGCAAGAAAATTTCGTCATGAACGATGCTACGGCTTTGGACTTGGCCCGTTGGCCCAACAAAACCGAACCCGACCCTTTTGCTTTGGGAACGATTAGAAATACCGGTGGCAGCAATGGCGATGTCATCAACGGTGCCCATTTATCGGAATCTACAATTCCAGGAATAGATTGGACCGGCGGAGCAGTATGGTTTTATGGGGATAAAAGTGGAAGCGGTTGGTTAGCCTGGAAAAGGCAAATTACCAGTAGTTCTTCCGGTAGGGTCAACTTCAACCTCACGACTACAAATAATGAAACATGGGTCCGAACATTTCATGCCCCGGCAGATTTAGGTGACTTTTACTTAGAAGGCGCAAAGGGTGCTTTAGACTACCAAAACGAGTGGTATTATGAAGAGTCTACTAATACGCTTTATGTGCAACTCCCCAACGGCAGTGCTCCGGAAGATGGTATGGTAAAAATGAGACGCCGTTTGGAAACCATCAATCTTAAAGACAAAAAATATATAGAAATACGTAATCTTGCCGTTTTTGGAGGTAGCATCAATATGGAAGATAGCTCTACTTGGTGGGGCGCCAACCCAAACAGTTTAACTACGAACAACGTACTTTTTGGGGTGACATCCCTTTATGGAAACCACACCCAAGGCATCACGGATAGTTCACGCACCAATAAGGCAAACGTACATGTGCAAGGTTCGAACAACAGAATCGAAAAATGTGAAATAGCCTTCAACGCGGGTGCCGGTTTGGTCGTAAGGGGCAATAATCATCAGATTCTAGACAATTACATTCATGACTGTAACTTTTTAGGATTTTACGATGGCCCGCTAGTGGTTAGAGGCATCAATAATACTTCGGTGAAAAACAATACCGTCTTTAGAGGTGGTAGGGATGCTATTCAATACAACGGGTCCGACAATGAGTTTTCGTATAATGATATCTCACAAAGTAATTTGGTTGCAGATGATTGCGCCCTATTCTATACGGTAGGGCCGCAATACACTACTGAAATTCACCACAACTGGTTTCATGACACGGCATCGGGAGGAACTAAATATAAGGCTGCAGGAATTTATTTGGACAATGATGCCGCAGGGTTTATAGTCCATCATAACGTGGTCTGGAATACCGAGTGGACCAGCGTACAGATCAACTGGAACGGAACGGATATTGACATTTTCAACAATACGCTTTGGAATGGTTCAGAGGTGATGGGAGCATGGCATAAAGAGGGAACATCATTCTCTAACGTTCGGGTTTGGAACAATCTGGGAAGCGATGAAAATTGGGAACCACAGTCGGACAAACAGAATAATCTAGTGGTTTCCCCAAATGTTTTTGTAAATGCGGATAATGCCGATTTCAAGCTAAAATCAGACACCTCACCTATTGATCAAGGCCGCGAAATTTCAGGAATTACCGAAGGCTATATAGGCAACAAACCTGATGTTGGTGCTTATGAAAATGGTGGTGAGCAATGGGTGGCCGGCATCACATGGAAACCCTTATACGGTCCTATTGGCTTAGGTTGCTACGGTCTTCCCGGAGAGGATTGTATCGCTTTTGACCCTAACGACAGTGATAGTGATGGGGTTGCAAATGTTGATGACGACTGCCCTGATACGCCTTTAGGCAGTACCATAAACACCACAGGTTGTAAAGTTTTTAGCCTTCCGGCGGATAATTTTAAGGTGAAAGGAACTAGCGAATCCTGTAGTGCTAACGATGACGGTATTATCTCGATTAGTTCTGCGGATACCTCTCATCAATTTAAAGCAAGTATTTCTGAAACCGGTGAAGAAAAGAATTTCAATTCAGACGTTTTGTTCAATGGTTTAAGCGCCGGCGATTATACCATTTGTATTACTACCTCTTCAGATGCCAGTTATGAGCAATGTTATATAGTTACCATAGACCAGCCGAAAGACCTATCTGTTACCTCTAAGGTAGACGACACAAAAAATCAGGTTACACTCAACCTAAAAGGAAGCATAAACTACAGTATTGACCTGAACGGACAAATAACACATACAGACCAGAGTGAAATTACCCTTGACCTCTCTAAAGGCCAAAATAACATATCCGTTCAGGCAGATAAAAATTGCCAAGGCACATACAATGAAATCATTAGTGTTTTTGAAGGGGTTACCGTTTTTCCGAATAAAGTAGAAGACCAATTGACCGTAGCCTTTTCTGATGACATTGAATCTTTGGTAACCCTAGAAGTAGTATCGGCTACGGGTAAAGTTGTAATGAACAAAACGGAAACAATTTTAAACCGAACCACAACGGTAGACACGGCAAACTTAAGTTCCGGTCTGTATTTCCTGAACATAACCGCATCTAACATAAACTCCCAAGCTAAAATCATCAAGCAATGA
- a CDS encoding carboxymuconolactone decarboxylase family protein, with translation MKNFTKHTIESAPEESKELLKYGEKKYGTLPNLFRYMAGAPASLEAYNSLFKIFGKTTFTAGEQHLILLSASVVNECAYCTAAHTRAAKANGIRSSILNAVRKEKPVDDERLNVLVNITKKLTETRGHIDKNDLETFYNAGFSPENVLEIITGIALKTLSNYINHVTENVINESLEPFAVGKEIED, from the coding sequence ATGAAAAATTTTACAAAACACACAATAGAAAGTGCACCTGAAGAATCAAAAGAACTTTTAAAATACGGAGAGAAAAAATACGGAACATTACCTAACCTTTTTAGATACATGGCGGGTGCCCCTGCTTCTTTGGAAGCTTACAATAGTTTATTCAAAATATTTGGAAAGACGACTTTTACCGCGGGTGAACAGCATTTAATTTTGTTATCTGCCAGCGTGGTGAACGAATGTGCCTATTGTACGGCTGCACACACTAGAGCAGCTAAAGCAAACGGAATCAGATCCTCTATTTTAAATGCGGTTCGCAAAGAGAAGCCTGTTGATGATGAAAGGCTGAATGTATTGGTAAACATTACAAAGAAACTAACAGAAACCAGAGGGCACATAGATAAGAACGACTTGGAAACCTTCTACAATGCCGGATTTTCGCCTGAAAATGTTTTGGAAATCATTACGGGTATCGCGTTGAAGACTTTAAGCAACTATATAAATCACGTTACAGAAAATGTAATTAATGAATCATTGGAGCCTTTTGCCGTTGGCAAAGAAATTGAAGATTAA
- a CDS encoding MFS transporter gives MKKITNIGIFTLLMVSSLTIMVGTVIAPALSGLVKNLNFNFSPGWLITLPSLGVVVFAPLVGRLLPKIGSFKMLCFGLLPYALLGVVGAYLENDYILMVDRFLLGGATVAVQVSVTSFIADFFTGEKRMKLIAWQGMAIELGGVLFLSIGGVLGEFHWQYPFYIYLLALICLLLVVKTLPNYTKKESVVDESNEAKTENNNNVMLIFYASLLAMVLFFVSFVTLPIYLPSTFGFSESVTGYYMAFISVVAIITASQMPKVVKKIGDGNTIALGFVFFLLGYASLVMSGSIIFLILVAIFIGIGFGFTIPLLNHMMIEASSNKNLGKNLGLYSMGVFGGQFLSTFIDYVSNDYAMIYGFAAVLAFFIAIGMYIAFKKSDA, from the coding sequence ATGAAAAAAATAACAAACATTGGAATATTTACCTTACTGATGGTCAGTAGTCTGACCATTATGGTAGGTACCGTTATAGCGCCCGCATTATCTGGGCTAGTAAAGAATTTAAATTTCAACTTTTCACCAGGTTGGCTTATCACCTTGCCTTCGCTTGGTGTAGTCGTTTTTGCACCGTTGGTTGGGCGGTTATTGCCTAAAATTGGGTCGTTTAAAATGTTATGTTTTGGATTGCTGCCCTATGCCTTATTAGGTGTCGTAGGGGCCTATTTGGAGAATGATTATATTTTAATGGTAGATCGGTTTTTACTTGGCGGGGCCACCGTGGCGGTTCAAGTATCGGTAACTTCTTTTATCGCCGATTTTTTTACTGGCGAAAAACGAATGAAACTTATCGCATGGCAGGGGATGGCCATAGAACTTGGCGGTGTGCTGTTTTTATCGATTGGTGGCGTCCTCGGTGAGTTTCACTGGCAATATCCGTTCTACATTTATTTATTAGCTCTTATCTGCTTGCTGCTTGTGGTTAAAACATTACCTAATTATACTAAAAAGGAATCTGTAGTAGATGAGTCTAATGAAGCTAAAACGGAAAATAACAATAATGTAATGCTTATTTTCTATGCGTCGCTATTGGCAATGGTCTTGTTTTTTGTCAGTTTCGTGACCTTACCAATTTATTTGCCAAGTACCTTCGGTTTTAGTGAATCTGTTACCGGATATTATATGGCTTTCATTTCGGTTGTTGCCATAATTACGGCCAGTCAAATGCCTAAAGTGGTAAAGAAAATTGGCGATGGTAATACGATAGCTTTGGGCTTTGTATTTTTCCTTTTAGGGTATGCCAGCCTAGTAATGTCGGGCAGTATCATATTCTTGATTTTAGTCGCTATTTTTATCGGCATAGGATTTGGGTTCACAATTCCGTTATTGAACCATATGATGATCGAAGCAAGTTCTAATAAGAACTTGGGCAAGAATTTGGGACTTTATTCTATGGGTGTTTTTGGTGGACAGTTCTTATCTACTTTTATAGATTATGTTTCTAATGATTATGCAATGATTTATGGTTTTGCAGCGGTTTTGGCATTTTTTATAGCTATAGGTATGTATATTGCCTTTAAGAAATCTGATGCCTAG
- a CDS encoding helix-turn-helix domain-containing protein: protein MTKEVWADKIKIAKGLDRNTEMLSVNSFGIYVEYRSETNLIVHFKPLNESFSERAYGTKNGILFNFERDLIEEDDIEYALDVMSCFNQSPQLELDKQNEVEQVQKVMHLVVDEYNNPNSSYIMLKTVLKVLLLTLIRFRNDDFIGQDLNQKRLFQFLEMMEITFLTQTTSAYYATQIGISEKRLNQILKEKLNMTAKQIIQQRQITEAKRRLIKSELTIKELAFLLGFDSLSSFSRFFKKTVGESPSTFRINHR from the coding sequence ATGACTAAGGAAGTTTGGGCCGATAAAATTAAAATTGCCAAGGGGCTTGACCGAAATACAGAAATGTTGTCGGTCAACTCTTTTGGCATTTATGTTGAATACAGGTCGGAGACTAATTTAATTGTACATTTTAAGCCTTTGAACGAATCATTTTCTGAAAGGGCCTATGGAACTAAAAATGGTATACTGTTCAATTTTGAACGCGATTTAATAGAAGAAGACGATATTGAGTATGCGCTAGATGTTATGTCCTGTTTTAACCAATCGCCTCAATTAGAATTAGATAAGCAAAATGAAGTTGAGCAAGTTCAAAAGGTGATGCATCTAGTTGTTGATGAATACAACAATCCCAATTCATCTTACATCATGCTTAAAACTGTATTGAAGGTGTTGCTACTAACTTTGATCCGGTTTCGTAATGATGATTTTATTGGACAAGACCTTAATCAGAAACGTCTGTTTCAATTTCTGGAAATGATGGAAATTACATTTCTCACACAAACTACATCAGCTTACTATGCTACCCAAATTGGGATTAGTGAAAAACGCCTCAATCAGATTTTAAAGGAAAAGTTGAATATGACGGCAAAGCAGATTATTCAGCAACGACAGATTACAGAAGCCAAACGCAGACTTATTAAAAGTGAACTCACAATAAAAGAACTAGCTTTTCTTTTAGGTTTTGATTCGCTCAGCAGTTTTTCTAGATTCTTTAAAAAAACGGTAGGGGAGAGTCCTTCAACCTTTAGGATAAATCATCGTTAA
- a CDS encoding SDR family oxidoreductase produces MKNLNDKVALVTGASRGIGAEIAIQLASAGAKVIVNYSGSKQKADDVVNQIQSSGGEAIALQADVSITEDVKALFNKSISHFGKIDVLVNNAGIMTNKLIKDTTDEDFDKQFNVNVKGTFNTMREAATSLADNGSVINVSSTTTRLMLPTYATYVGTKGAVEQMTRVFSKEIGTRGINVNAVLPGPTNTELFTEGKSDHQIEHLASMNAFNRLAEPIDIAKVICFLASDDAKWISGQTIGANGAMA; encoded by the coding sequence ATGAAAAACTTAAACGATAAAGTGGCATTGGTAACTGGGGCATCAAGAGGAATTGGTGCTGAAATTGCAATTCAACTGGCCTCTGCAGGCGCAAAAGTAATCGTGAATTATTCCGGAAGCAAACAAAAAGCGGATGATGTTGTGAACCAGATACAATCCAGTGGAGGTGAAGCTATTGCTCTACAAGCAGATGTTAGCATTACCGAAGACGTAAAAGCCCTTTTTAATAAGTCCATCAGTCATTTTGGAAAGATAGATGTATTGGTCAACAATGCGGGAATCATGACCAACAAACTGATAAAAGATACTACGGATGAGGATTTTGACAAACAATTTAATGTGAACGTAAAAGGCACTTTCAACACTATGAGGGAAGCAGCTACTAGTCTAGCCGATAATGGAAGCGTTATTAACGTGTCATCCACTACTACCCGCCTCATGTTACCAACTTACGCCACATACGTAGGCACCAAAGGTGCTGTAGAACAAATGACCCGGGTATTTTCCAAAGAAATCGGCACAAGGGGTATAAACGTAAATGCCGTATTGCCGGGCCCAACAAATACCGAGCTGTTCACAGAAGGTAAGTCCGACCACCAGATTGAACATTTGGCATCAATGAATGCATTTAACCGTCTAGCCGAACCCATTGATATTGCCAAAGTCATATGCTTTTTAGCCAGTGATGATGCCAAATGGATAAGTGGACAGACTATTGGTGCCAATGGTGCAATGGCATAA